The Planifilum fulgidum sequence CGAGGGAAATCCTCCCACTTCCCTCCTCCGGATGGCCCGCAGCCTGGCGGACAAAAACCGCCTGCGCATCCTCCGCTATCTGTCCGGAGGCCCCCGCAGCTTTATGGAAATCGTCCGCCATACGGGACTGGCCAAGAGCACCGTGCATCACCATATGGTTTCGCTGCGGTCGGCGGGTCTGGTCCGAATGATGCTGGAAAAGGAGCGAAACGAGGCCCGCTACGCCTTGCGAAGGGAGGTGCCGGATCGCCTTCATGGCCTGCTTGCGGAATATCTGAAGGGGGAAAATCGTCCTTCCGATCCGCCTTGATGTTTCGGTCCTGCTGAACCGGCACGCATCTTCCCGCACGCATCTTCCCGGGGGTGAGAGGGAAACGATGAAGGAATTGATTCGAAACCGCAGGTTTCTTCTGGTCTGGCTGGCCCAGGCCGCATCAGGACTCGGCGGAATCTTCGCCATGTTTATCGAGGCGTGGTTGGTGTATTCCATCACCGGATCCAAGATGGCCATGAGCGGATTGGTCATGGCGTTCATGATCGCCTCCCTCACCGTTCAGTTGGGGGCGGGGCCGTTTCTGGACCGCTGGGACCGGCGCCTTGTGATGGCCCTTTCGCAGTGGTCCCGGGCCGTGGGATATCTGGTTCCCACTGCGCTGTATGTCCTGGATTCCCTCTCCTTGTGGCATCTGTACCTGGCGGTCGTGATCGGAGGGATGGCCGAGCCCCTATTTCGGTCCTCCAGCATGGCTTACCTTCCGGATCTTCTTCCCGAAAAGCAGCTGGTCAAGGGAAACGCCGTGTTGGAAGGAACCATGAACGGGATGGCCCTGGTCGGCCCTCCCCTGGCAGGGGTGGCGCTGGGGTGGCTGGGCCCGGAGATGATCCTGTCCGCTTTGGTCTTTTTGCTGGCGCTGTCGGGAACTCTGCTCATCCTGTTGCCCGGGAGCCGTCCGGACGCCAAGGGCGAAAAACAATCCTGGATCGCCCAGTTCAAGGAAGGGTTGGGCATTTTCAGGGTGCATCCGATGCTGCTGGGGACGGCTCTGCTGATCATGACGAGCAATTTCGCCTACGGGGCGATCGAACCCCTGTTTCTTCCCTATGTGTCGGAACTTCTCCACGGCACACCGGTGCAATTCGGCCTGCTCACCTCCGCCTTCTCCCTGGGCATGCTGTTGGGTTCCGTGTGGATGAGTTTTCGGGAGGAACCCCGAAACCGCCGCATGTACATGATTTTGTCCAACGGGGTGGCGGGGGTGGCCATTGCCGTGATGGGCGCTGTTCACCTGTTCCCCGTCGCACTCTTGATGGGCTTCGTGTCCGGGATCTGCGCCATCGTTTTCAACGTGCTGAACACCACCCTTTACCAGCGCTTTGTTCCCAAGGAGATTCGCGGTCGCGTCTTCACCGTCCGCATCCTGCTGGCCCAGTCGGCCATTCCCCTCGGCGCGTTTTTGGGCGGCGGATTTGCGGAGCTGTGGGGTCTTGCCCCCCTGTTTCTCATCGCGGGAGGGGTGGTGATCCTGGTGACGGTGGTCGCCTGGTTCCATCCGGTGTTCCATCGATTGAACCAGCAGGTGTCCGCCCCGCAGAAGGAGGAAATCTCCTTGTCGGGCTGAGGTCACTGGCTGCCGAAGGCTTGGGAACGCGATGAGACGTGCGCAGGGCGCGGAGGGCTGCCGTGTCGTGCCCCGAGCGTGTGAACCGGAAAATGCGGCGGAACTTGCCGGCTTTCGGCCGGGGCGTTTTTTGATCGGAGAGAGGTTTGCGGGAAGGGGGTGAAGAAGAGAAATAAAACCGAAAATATGTTCCTGTTCCTGGAGGCCGGGCTGTCGATGCATTCCTTCTTTATTCACACGGCCTTATCTTCCGATCTGGATCGGCCAGGCGGCCGCCGGGATGGGCGGCAGTTTCGCCACCTTTGTCCAGTCCTGGCTGATGTATGAACTGACGGGCTCCAAACTGGCGATGGGGAGCCTGTGGCTGGTGTTTATGCTGCCGGGCGTTTTGGTGAAGCTGGTGTCGGGGCCCTGTCTGGACCGGTGGGATCCGAAGCGGCTGATGATCGCCGTCCAATGGTCGAGGGCGGCGATTTTTCTCCTGCCTTTCGGGATGTTGGCGCTGCATGCGCTGGAGGTATGGCACCTGTGCCTGACGACGATCGCCGCGGGCATGACGGAGCAGCTCTTTCGCCCGGACGGCATGGCCTATGTGGCCGGGACCTTTCCGGGGGAGAAGATGGCGAGGGTCAATTCCCTCCTGGAAGGAACCATGCAGTTGACGCAGCTGACGGGACCGGCGCTGGCGGGCTGGGCGTTGGCGGAAGCGGAGGGGGACAGTTTACCCGTCTTGGCCGCTCTGGTCGCGATGACCGCCGGTTCGGGAGCGGCGCCCCTTCCTCTGCCCCGGGCGGAGGGAGGAGTGCGGAGAAAAAAAGCCGGTTGGTTGGGGCAGTTGATCGAGGGATTCCGCTTTTTCCGGCTGTCTCCCCTTTTCTGTGGACCGGGTTGCTCATGACGGCGGTCAACTTCTGCACCGGGGCGTTTCTTCCGATGATCCTCCCCTTTGTGACGGAGCGGCTGGGGGGATCATCGGCGGAATATGGCTTGTATATGGCCGCCTATCCCTTGGGCTTCATGTTGGGGGCCCTTTACACCGGGTGGATCGGGGAACCCTCGGACCGACGGCGGCGGATGCTCGGTGCGCTGTTCTTCCAGGGCGGCTTTATGTGCCTTCCCGCATGGACCCGCTCCTTTCCCGTCGCGCTGGTGCCGGAGACCGGTGTCGGCGTCTGCGCGCCCTGTTTACCGTTCAGAACACCCCCTTTTACCGGAGGCACGTCCCGGCGGATCTGCGCGGAAGAGTCTTCGCCCTGCGCATGTTGATCGCCCGGTCCGGTTTTCCCCTGGGTGCGCTGTTTGCCGCGGGATTTACGGAATGGATGGGCCTTTCGCTTCTGTTCACCCTTCTCGGAGGGATTGTTTTGACGGCGGCGGCATCGGCCTGGTTTTCCCCCGTGTACCGGGAGTTAAACCGGGCGGCGATGCGGAATTCGGAGGAGGGAGCGCGGCGGGTGAGGATCAGATAATTTCTTTTATTCGGTAAAAAATGCGAAAACTTTCCTTCCTCATCAATATAAATGGTATACTAAAGAAGTGGTGTAAAACCGCTGCTTTCGTGAAAAATTCCTGAAGTTCCGGGGAGGTTCCCTTTGAAAAAGGAGTGATGGGATGAAGTTAACCACCAAGATCTTGATCGGGATTGTGCTCGGCCTCATTGTAGGTGCGGCGCTTCATTTGTACTTTCCGTCGGTCTTTGACGTTTTGAATGAATATATCTTCGATCCCGTTGCGGTGTTGTTCATCAAGGCGATCAAGATGATCGTGGTTCCGCTGGTTTTCTTCTCGATCGCGTCGGGAGCGGCGGGAATCGCAGATCCCCGGAAGCTGGGGCGGATCGGGGGAAAAACGATCTTATTGTATCTTTTGACGACGGCGGTGGCGATCACCGTCGGGTTGATGCTGGCCAACGTCATCGCTCCCGGCGAGGGAGTCCACATCGGAGAAGCCTCGGAAAAACCCGATATCCAAGAAGCTCCTCCGATCAAGGAGACGCTGCTTAACATCATTCCGGAAAACCCGGTCCAGGCGATGGCGGAGGCGGAGATGCTTCAAATCATCTTTTTCGCCCTGTTCTTCGGGATCGCCATGGCACTGCTGGGTGAAAAGGCGGACCGGGTGAAAGCGGTGATCGAACAGGGGAACGAAGTGACCATCAAGATGGTGGATCTGGTGATGAAAACCGCCCCCTATGCCGCCTTCGCCCTGATGGCCCGGGCCATCGGTCAAGCGGGGATCGAACTGATCGGATCCATGGCCTGGTATATGGTCACCATCCTCGGGGCGCTGCTTTTGCATATGGCCATTATCTACAGCTTGCTGATCTGGGCATTGGGGAAAATGAATCCGCTTCAATTCTTCAAGGCGATGGGGCCGGCCATGGAAGTGGCCTTCACCACCAGCAGCAGCGCGGCAACCCTTCCGGTCACGATGGAGTGTGTGGAAAGGGATCTGAAGGTGCCCAAAAGCATCAGCAGCTTTGTCCTGCCCCTGGGCGCGACGGTGAACATGGACGGCACGGCGATCATGCAGGGGGTGGCCGCCGTATTCATCGCCCAACTGTACGGCATCGATCTATCGCTGGTGGAGCAGGGAATGATCCTTCTGACCGCCACCCTGGCCTCCATCGGAACGGCGGCGGTCCCCGGGGCGGGTCTGGTGATCCTGTCGATGGTGCTCACCTCCGTCGGATTGCCGGTGGAGGGAATCGCCATCATCATGGGCGTGGACCGGCTTTTGGACATGAGCCGGACCGTGACCAACATCACCGGCGACGCCTGCGTGGCCGTCTGCGTGGCGAGGACGGAGGAACGACGTGCGGAGGCGGCTTCCGCGGCGGAACTCAGTGCGTAAATCAAACCCGGCGCCTCATGGGCGCCGGGTTTCTTGGCTCTGGAAGGAGAGGCTGGATGGCTGACTTGATCCGTGGAAGGGGCGGATTCCGACGGAAGGGAAGGGCCGGGTGGTTTAATCCCCGAGCCTGTAGCGGAAGACGCCGCCTTTTTCCTCTTTTTTCACCGCCCCCCATTCCTCCAGCAGGTCCAGGTGGCCGAGGGTTTCCGACATGGCCAAGGGAAGCTGTTCCAAGTACTTGGAAGGGAAAAGTCGCTTGCAGAGCTCGAAGCAGGTCAGCGCTTCCCCCTCCGACAGGAAGTCGCGCAGGGTGAGGGCGCGCTTATCCTGCTGGGCAAGCCGCTCCCTAATCAGGGAATGGGCGTGGGAGATCTCTTTTCCGTGGCCGGCGAGGACCAGGGCCAAATCCATATCGAGACAGCTCCTGAGGGACTGGCGATACTGAAGGAGCGGCTTCGCCCGCTCGTCCTCCCCGGGATAGGGCGGTTCGATTAATGCATTGGAGGATACGTGCGCGATCAGATGATCTCCTCCGATCATCAGTCCGTCCGCCTCCCGGTAAAGGGAGATATGGCTTTGGGCATGGCCCTTCGTCTCCTTCACCCGCCATCCGGGCATCCCCGGGACCTCGTCTCCCTCGGCGATTTCCCCGTCCAGATCCGTCCGGCAATTGAATTGCTGCAGCAGTTTGTGCAGCTCGATGTTGGGTCCGATGAGGGATTCCGCCACGCCTCCGGAGTGGAACAGCTCTTCCATGTACCGGTACCATCGGCGGTAAAAGGATTCGTCTTGAAGGATCCAGGGGCGGTTTCGCGGGTGGCCGATGAGGCGGAAATTTCCGTGTTCCCGGAGATAATCGAGCAGGCCCACATGGTCGATATGGTGATGGGTGAGCACCACCTGTTCGATGTCCGAAGGGGAGTAACCCCGCTCCCGCAGCTGGGTTTTCAGGCTTTCCCACGCTTCGTCCGTTTTTGGCCCGGCGTCCACCAGGGTGAGCGATTCGCCCTCCACCAGATAAACGTTGACGGGGCCGATGGGAAAAGGCGTGGGCAGGGAGATCCGATGAATGCCTTTCAGTTTCGCGGAAGTGTTCAACGCCTTCGCCTCCGGTTCGCAAAATGATCGAGGGTCGTTGCTGCGGTTTCCGCCGGTTTCGCGGCGGAAGGCGGGGATGGAACCGAATTGTGAATGAACGGTCATTCATTATATATTATCCATATTATAATGGATTTCGGGGAATTCGGCAACCCAGGAGGGAAGAGGGGCGTTGAAAAACGAACGCTTAGATATAATTACCGTCTTAATGTTCGTCTTTTCCGTTGACTTCCCCTTTCGGGGCTGTTACACTGGGGGTGACGGGATTTTTCTCATATATGCTCGGGAATAGGGCCCGAGTGTCTCTACCCGGAAACCGTAAATTTCCGGACTATGGGAAAAATCCTCCTTTCGGCGTGCGCAAAAGCGCCCGGACGGTGGATTTTTCGGAGGTCCGAAATCCTTGTCCGGGCTCTTTTTGTGAGAAGGAGAAGGGAAGATCCCTCTGCTCATTCATATCGGATCCTTCCGTTGAAAATACTTGCGGATAGGGGAGAAGGCGCATGGAGAAGCCGCTGGTGGGAATCATCATGGGATCGACGTCCGACTGGCCGACGATGAAACGGGCCGCGGAGGTGCTGAAAGAACTGGAGATTCCCCACGAGAAGCGGGTGGTGTCCGCCCACCGGACGCCCGACGAGATGTTTCGTTACGCGGAGGAAGCCGCGGACCGGGGCATCGAAGTAATCATCGCCGGCGCGGGCGGGGCGGCTCACCTGCCGGGGATGGTGGCGGCGAAGACGGTCTTGCCCGTCATCGGTGTGCCGATCAGGACATCGGCGTTGAACGGCCTGGATTCGCTGCTCTCCATCGTGCAGATGCCCGGCGGCGTGCCCGTGGCCACGGTGGCCATCGGGGAGGCGGGGGCCATAAATGCCGGTCTTCTGGCGGCGGAGATCCTGGGCGTCAAGGATCCGTCCATCCGGCAGCGCCTGATCGCCCGGCGGGAGGCGATCCGCCGGCGCGTGCTGGAGGCGGCCGATCCGGAGGCGCAGGGATGATGGGACAAAAGGACATGCCGGGGGATGCCGCATGGGCGTCCGGTGACGGCAAACCACATGCGAAGTGAGTGATCATCCGTGAAAGCGACAACGGAGAGAAAGCGGTCCACCGGCCGGGTGTTCCTCCCCGGGAGCGTGGTGGGCATCCTGGGCGGGGGACAGCTGGGGCGCATGGTGATCCTGGAGGGGCGCAAGATGGGATACCGCTTCGTCACCCTGGATCCCGCCTCCGATTGCCCCGCAGGTCAGGTGGCCGACCGGCACATCGCCAGGGGATTCGATGACCCGGAGGGAGCGGAAGCCCTGGCGGAGGCCGCCGATGTGATCGCCTACGAGTTTGAGAATGTCAGCGCGGATGTCGTCAAGCGTCTGGAGCGGAAGGCGGCGCTTCCCCAGGGGAGCCGGCTGCTGGAGGTGACGCAGCACCGCTTGCGGGAAAAGGAGACCCTCGCGGCGGGCGGTCTCCCGGTGACTCCCTTCCGGGCGGTGAGGAGCCCGCAGGAGGCGGAGCGGGCAGCCAAAGAACTGGGCCTCCCCTGTGTCATGAAGACGGCCACGGGCGGATACGACGGCAAGGGACAGCGGCTGATCCGCTCCGCCGAGGAAGCGGCGTCCAGCTGGACCGAACTTTCCGCCGGCGGCCGGGAACTGATATTGGAAGCGTTCGTCCCCTTTCGGAAAGAACTGTCCGTGGTGGTGGCCCGGGGGATCGGAGGGGAGACGGCCGCCTTTCCCGTGGCGGAGAACATCCACCGGGACCACATTTTGCACATGTCCATCGTACCCGCCCCTATCGACGGGGAGATCGCCCGGCGGGCGGAAAAGCTCGCCCGGGATGTGGCCCGGCACTTGGGGGTTGTGGGCTTGATCGCCGTCGAGATGTTTCTTCTGGAGGACGGGCGCCTCCTGATCAACGAGCTGGCGCCCCGCCCGCACAATTCGGGCCATTACACCTACGACGCCTGCGCCACTTCTCAATTTGAACAATTTCTGCGGGCGATATGCGGGCTGCCCCTGGGTTCACCCCGGCTGCTCACTCCCGCCGTCATGGTGAATGTCCTGGGACAGCACCTGCCCGGCCTGCTGGAAAAGCTGCCCTCCCTGCCTCCGCAGGTGAAGGTGCACCTGTACGGAAAGCGGGAGGCCCGGCACGGAAGAAAGATGGGACATGTGACCATTTTGGCGGACGCGGCGGAAGCGCTTGAAATCATCCAACAAATCGGCCTTTGGGAAAGGTAGAAAGGGTTGGGACATCATGATCGAACGTTACACCCGCCCCGAAATGGGAGAGATCTGGACGGAGGAAAACCGGTTCCGCGCCTGGCTGAAGGTGGAGATTCTCGCCTGCGAGGCCTGGGCGGAGCTGGGGGTGATTCCCCGGGAAGACGTGGAGAAAATCCGGAAAAACGCCCGGATCGACGTCGCCCGCATTCACGAGATCGAGCGGGAGACCCGGCACGATGTGGTGGCCTTCACCCGGGCGGTGTCGGAAACCCTGGGTCCCGAGTCCAAATGGGTCCATTACGGTCTCACCTCCACCGACGTGGTGGATACGGCCTTATCTTATCTGCTGCTTCAGGCCAACCGGATTTTGCTTAAGGATATTGACCGCTTTCTGGAGGTGCTGAAGAAGAAGGCCCTCCGCTACAAGGACACCGTGATGATGGGGCGCACCCACGGGGTGCACGCGGAACCCACCACCTTCGGCCTGAAAATGGCCCTGTGGTACGCGGAGATGAAGCGAAACCGGGAGCGTTTCGTCCGGGCGATGGAGGAGGTGCGGGTGGGGAAAATCTCCGGCGCCGTGGGCACCTACGCCAACGTCGATCCCTTTGTGGAGGAGTATGTGTGCCGGAAGCTGGGCCTTGAGCCCGCGCCCATTTCGACCCAGACCCTGCAGCGGGACCGCCACGCGGCGTACATGGCCACCCTGGCCCTGATCGCCACCTCCCTGGACAAGTTTGCCACCGAAATCCGCGGCTTGCAGAAGAGCGAGACCCGCGAGGTGGAGGAGGCCTTCAAGGCGGGACAAAAGGGCTCTTCGGCCATGCCCCACAAGCGGAATCCCGTCGGTTCGGAAAATGTGAGCGGCTTGGCCCGGGTGATCCGGGGACACATGATTTCCGCCTACGAAAACGTCCCCCTGTGGCACGAGCGGGACATCTCCCACTCCTCCGTGGAGCGGGTGATCCTGCCCGATGCGACGATCCTCCTCAATTACCTCCTCAACCGCTTTGCGGGAATCGTGGAAGAGCTGACCGTGTTCCCAGAAAACATGAAGCGGAACATGGAGCGCACCTTCGGCCTGATTTATTCCCAGCGGGTCCTCCTCACCCTCATCGACAAGGGAATGAAGCGGGAAGAGGCCTACGACCGGGTGCAGCGCCTGGCGATGCGGGCCTGGGAGGAGCAGCGCCCCTTCCGCCCGCTGGTGGAGGCGGACGAGGTGATATCCAAGGTGCTCACGCCGGAGGAGGTCGCCGACTGTTTCGACTACCGGTACCATCTGAAACACGTGGACACTCTGTTCCGCCGGCTGGGCCTGTTGGACGAGTGATCGGGCCGGCCAAACCTGTGGAGAGGAGTCGGAAAACATGAACCGGGGTGAACTGCTGTACGAGGGGAAGGCGAAAAAGCTGTTTAGGACGGAGGACCCGGATGTGGTGCGGGTGGTGTACAAGGATGATGCCACCGCCTTTGACGGAAAGAAAAAGGGGCATCTTCCGGGCAAGGGGGAGATGAACAACCGGATCAGCGCGTTCTTTTTCCGCTATTTGGCCGAGAAGGGAGTGGACAACCACTTTGTCCGCCGCCTTTCGCCGACGGAGCAGCTGGTCCGGAGGGTGAGGATTCTTCCCCTGGAAGTGGTGGTGCGGAACCGGGCGGCCGGCTCCCTCGCCAAGCGGCTGGGGCTGGAGGAGGGGACGTCCCTGCCCCGGCCGGTGGTGGAGTTTTATTACAAGAACGATGAGCTGGGGGATCCCCTGGTCAACGAGGATCACATCGCCGCCCTTCAGCTGGCGTCTCCGGATCAGCTGGAGGAGATGAAGCATATCGCCCTGCGCGTCAATGGGCTCCTGAAGGAGCTGATGGAGGAGCGCGGGGTGATTCTGGTGGATTTCAAGCTGGAGTTCGGCCTGGACCGGGAGGGCCGGCTTCTGCTGGCGGACGAGATCTCGCCGGATACGTGCCGCTTTTGGGATGCCCGGACGGAAGAGAAGCTGGACAAGGATCGCTTTCGCCGGGACCTGGGGGGCGTCGTGGAGGCGTACCGCGAAATTTGGCGACGGCTGGGAGGAGAAATCCGTGATTAAGGCCACGATCACCGTGAAACTGAAACCGGGCGTGCTGGATCCCCAGGGGGAGGCGGTCAAGAAAGCGCTGCACACCCTGGGATTTGATGAAGTGTCCGATTTGCGCATCGGGAAGACGATGGAGGTTTGGCTAAGCGCCGATGATCCGGCGCAGGCGGAGGAACGGGTGCAGGCCATGTGCGAGAAACTGCTGGCCAATCCGGTCATCGAGACCTATTCCTTCTCGGTGGAGGAGGGGCTCTGATGCGCTTCGCCGTTCCCGTGTTTCCCGGTTCCAACTGCGACGTGGATTGCGTGAAGGCGGTGGAGGAGGTTCTGGAGCAGCCCGTGGATCTGGTGTGGCACACCCAAACTGATCTGTCCGTCTATGACGCCATCATCCTCCCCGGCGGCTTCTCCTACGGGGACTACCTGCGGACGGGGGCCCTGGCCCGCTTTTCCCCGGTGATGGAAGGGGTGAGGGAGGCGGCCGAAAAGGGCAAACTGGTCGTCGGCATCTGCAACGGCTTTCAGATCCTGCTCGAGGCGGGGCTGCTTCCCGGAGCGATGAGGCGGAACGATCATCTGCAGTTCCGCTGCGACATTCAGCTTCTGCGGGTGGAAAAACGCCCGGCTTCCCTTCACCCGGGATTACCGGGAGGGGGAGACGATCCGCATCCCCATCGCCCACGGCGAGGGAAACTATTACTGCGACGAGGAAACCCTGGCGGAGATCAAGCGAAACAATCAGATCGTCTTCCGCTACGCCGGGGAAAACCCGAACGGTTCGGTGGACGACATCGCCGGGATCGTCAACCGGGAGGGGAATGTGCTCGGCATGATGCCCCATCCGGAACGGGCGGTCCACCGCTGGATGGGTTCGGCGGACGGAGTGCGATTCTTCACTTCGATGCTGAAATATTGGAGGGAGAGCGGTGCAGCCTAAGCAAACGACCCGTTCCCGGGAGCCGGGTCCGGAGAGGATCCGCGACAGGAAGCTGTACCGGGAGCTGGGATTGACCGATGAGGAATACGAGCGGGTGGTCCGCTGTCTCGGCCGGCTGCCCAACTGGACGGAGACGGGCATCTACAGCGTGATGTGGTCGGAACACTGCAGTTACAAAAACTCCAAGCCGCTTCTCAGGCGCTTTCCCGTCGACGGCCCCCGGGTTCTGCAGGGGCCCGGGGAGGGGGCCGGCGTGATCGACATCGGGGACGGGCAGGCGGTGGTGTTCAAGATCGAAAGCCACAACCACCCGTCGGCCGTGGAGCCCTTCCAGGGGGCGGCGACGGGCGTCGGCGGGATCATTCGCGACGTTTTCTCCATGGGGGCGCGTCCGGTTGCCCTGCTCAATTCCCTCCGGTTCGGAACTCTGGACCGGCCCCGGGTCCGCTACCTGTTCGGCCAGGTGGTGGCCGGAATCGCCCACTACGGCAACTGCGTCGGGATTCCCACCGTGGGCGGGGAAGTCTGCTTCGACCCCCGTTACGAGGGCAATCCCCTGGTGAACGCCATGTGCGTGGGCATCCTCGACCACGAGGACCTGCAGAAGGGGGTGGCCTCCGGCGAGGGCAATCCGGTGATCTACGTGGGGGCCAGCACCGGACGGGACGGCATTCACGGGGCCACCTTCGCCTCCGAAGAGCTGAGCGAAGCTTCCGAAGAGAAGCGCCCTTCGGTGCAGGTGGGGGATCCCTTCAAGGAGAAATTGCTCCTCGAGGCGTGCCTGGAGATGGTGAAGGAGAACCTGCTGGTCGGGATCCAGGACATGGGCGCCGCCGGCCTCACCTGTTCCAGCGCCGAGATGGCGGCCAAGGGAAAGGTCGGCATGGTGCTGGATCTGGACCGGGTGCCCCAGCGGGAAGCGGAGATGACTCCCTATGAAATGATGCTGTCGGAATCCCAGGAGCGGATGCTCCTGGTCGTGGAAAAGGGGCGCGAGGAGGACATCAGGCGCATCTGCGACAAGTGGGGCCTCATCTGCGCCGTGATCGGGCGGGTGACGGGGGACGGGCGGCTTCGCCTCCTTCACAAGGGAGAGCAAGTGGCGGACATCCCCGTCCAGACCCTGACGGATGCGCCGGTGTACGTCCGGGAAGGGAAGGAGCCCGGTTACTACCGGGAGTTTGCCGCCTTCGATCCGGAGCCGGAGCTTTCGGGAATCGATCCCCAGGAGGCGCTGAGGAAGGTGCTCGCCTCTCCGACGGTGGCCAGCAAGCGCTGGGTGTACCGGCAATATGACCACATGGTGCGCGCCAGCACCGCCGTCCGGCCGGGTTCCGACGCGGCGGTGATCGTCCTGCGGGGGACGGACAAGGCGCTGGCGATGTGCACCGACGGGAACGGCCGGTATGTTTATCTCGATCCGAAGCGAGGCGGGGCGATCGCCGTCGCCGAGGCGGCGCGCAATGTGGTCTGCTCCGGGGCGGAACCTCTGGGAATCACCGACTGCCTCAACTTCGGCAACCCGGAAAAGCCGGAAATTTACTGGCAACTGGCCGGGGCGATCGACGGGATGAGCGAAGCGTGCCGCGTCCTGGGCACCCCGGTGGTCAGCGGGAATGTGAGCCTGTACAACGAGACGAAGGGGCAGGCCGTTCTTCCCACCCCCGTGGTCGGCATGGTGGGGCTGATCCAGAGCCGCCGGCACATCACCACCCAGGACTTCAAGGAGGAGGGCGACCTGATTTTCCTCCTGGGGGAGACCCGGGCGGAGTTGGGCGGAAGCGAGCTGCAGCAGGTGATCACCGGCCGGATCGCCGGGCGTCCGCCGGCGATCGACCTGGAAAAGGAAAAGCGCCTTCAGGATGCGGTGCTTGAGGCGATCCGAAGGGGCTGGGTTTCGTCGGCCCATGACCTGTCCGAGGGCGGGCTGGCCGTGGCGCTGGCGGAGTCCTGCATCGGCGGCGGCCGGGGGGCGGAGATCGATGTCCGGACGGATCTGTCGGCCATCGCCTTCCTCTTCAGTGAAAGCCAATCCCGGGTGCTTCTCAGCGCTTCTCCGGACGCGGCCGAGGAACTGGAACACTTTTTGCGGGAGCGGGGAGTTCCCTTTGAGCGGATCGGGCGGGTGACCGAAGGGCGACTCCGGGTGCGCCTGAACGGCAGGGAAGTGATCGACGCCGGCGTGGGCGAGCTCTCCGACGTGTGGGAAGGGGCGATACCGTGCGCGATGAATCCGTCTTCGACGAACTGAAGGAAGAATGCGGGGTGTTCGGCATCGCCGGCCATCCGGAGGCGGTCCGGCTCACCTATTACGGGCTGCACGCGCTGCAGCACCGGGGACAGGAAAGCGCCGGCATCGCCGCCACCGACGGGGGGGCTTTCCGGCACCACCGCGGCATGGGGCTGGTGACGGAAGTGTTTGATGACGACGGGCTGCGAAAATTGTCGGGGCACACCGCCATCGGCCACGTCCGCTACTCCACCACCGGGGAGAGCGGCCTCCTCAACGCCCAGCCCCTGGTTTTCAACTATCCCTTCGGGCCCTTGGCCCTGGCGACCAACGGCAACCTGGTGAACGCGGGACGCCTGAGGGAGGAACTGGAGCGGGCGGGCTCCATTTTCCAGACCACCACCGACACCGAGGTGATCGCCCATCTGATCGCCCGCTCCCGCCGGGAGCGGCTGGAGGATGCCGTCGTCGACGCCCTGGCGCAGCTGACGGGGGCTTTCGCCCTGTTGATCCTGACCAAGGACCGGCTGCTGGTGGCCCAGGATCCCCACGGCCTGCGCCCCCTCTCCATCGGCCGGCTGGGAGACGCCCACGTCTTTTCCTCGGAAACCTGCGCCTTTGACGCCATCGGGGCGGAGCTGATCCGGGAAGTGCGGCCCGGCGAGCTGATCATCCTGGACCGAAGCGGGCTGCGGAGCCGAACCTTCGCCCCGCCGGCCCGGAGGGCGGTCTGTTCCTTCGAATATATCTACTTCGCCCGTCCCGACAGCGAAATCGGAGGCATCAACGTGCACGCGGCCCGG is a genomic window containing:
- a CDS encoding MFS transporter codes for the protein MKELIRNRRFLLVWLAQAASGLGGIFAMFIEAWLVYSITGSKMAMSGLVMAFMIASLTVQLGAGPFLDRWDRRLVMALSQWSRAVGYLVPTALYVLDSLSLWHLYLAVVIGGMAEPLFRSSSMAYLPDLLPEKQLVKGNAVLEGTMNGMALVGPPLAGVALGWLGPEMILSALVFLLALSGTLLILLPGSRPDAKGEKQSWIAQFKEGLGIFRVHPMLLGTALLIMTSNFAYGAIEPLFLPYVSELLHGTPVQFGLLTSAFSLGMLLGSVWMSFREEPRNRRMYMILSNGVAGVAIAVMGAVHLFPVALLMGFVSGICAIVFNVLNTTLYQRFVPKEIRGRVFTVRILLAQSAIPLGAFLGGGFAELWGLAPLFLIAGGVVILVTVVAWFHPVFHRLNQQVSAPQKEEISLSG
- a CDS encoding MFS transporter, which codes for MGQAAAGMGGSFATFVQSWLMYELTGSKLAMGSLWLVFMLPGVLVKLVSGPCLDRWDPKRLMIAVQWSRAAIFLLPFGMLALHALEVWHLCLTTIAAGMTEQLFRPDGMAYVAGTFPGEKMARVNSLLEGTMQLTQLTGPALAGWALAEAEGDSLPVLAALVAMTAGSGAAPLPLPRAEGGVRRKKAGWLGQLIEGFRFFRLSPLFCGPGCS
- a CDS encoding MFS transporter, yielding MPSRMDPLLSRRAGAGDRCRRLRALFTVQNTPFYRRHVPADLRGRVFALRMLIARSGFPLGALFAAGFTEWMGLSLLFTLLGGIVLTAAASAWFSPVYRELNRAAMRNSEEGARRVRIR
- a CDS encoding dicarboxylate/amino acid:cation symporter, giving the protein MKLTTKILIGIVLGLIVGAALHLYFPSVFDVLNEYIFDPVAVLFIKAIKMIVVPLVFFSIASGAAGIADPRKLGRIGGKTILLYLLTTAVAITVGLMLANVIAPGEGVHIGEASEKPDIQEAPPIKETLLNIIPENPVQAMAEAEMLQIIFFALFFGIAMALLGEKADRVKAVIEQGNEVTIKMVDLVMKTAPYAAFALMARAIGQAGIELIGSMAWYMVTILGALLLHMAIIYSLLIWALGKMNPLQFFKAMGPAMEVAFTTSSSAATLPVTMECVERDLKVPKSISSFVLPLGATVNMDGTAIMQGVAAVFIAQLYGIDLSLVEQGMILLTATLASIGTAAVPGAGLVILSMVLTSVGLPVEGIAIIMGVDRLLDMSRTVTNITGDACVAVCVARTEERRAEAASAAELSA
- a CDS encoding MBL fold metallo-hydrolase, giving the protein MNTSAKLKGIHRISLPTPFPIGPVNVYLVEGESLTLVDAGPKTDEAWESLKTQLRERGYSPSDIEQVVLTHHHIDHVGLLDYLREHGNFRLIGHPRNRPWILQDESFYRRWYRYMEELFHSGGVAESLIGPNIELHKLLQQFNCRTDLDGEIAEGDEVPGMPGWRVKETKGHAQSHISLYREADGLMIGGDHLIAHVSSNALIEPPYPGEDERAKPLLQYRQSLRSCLDMDLALVLAGHGKEISHAHSLIRERLAQQDKRALTLRDFLSEGEALTCFELCKRLFPSKYLEQLPLAMSETLGHLDLLEEWGAVKKEEKGGVFRYRLGD
- the purE gene encoding 5-(carboxyamino)imidazole ribonucleotide mutase — translated: MEKPLVGIIMGSTSDWPTMKRAAEVLKELEIPHEKRVVSAHRTPDEMFRYAEEAADRGIEVIIAGAGGAAHLPGMVAAKTVLPVIGVPIRTSALNGLDSLLSIVQMPGGVPVATVAIGEAGAINAGLLAAEILGVKDPSIRQRLIARREAIRRRVLEAADPEAQG